TTACAGGATGAACACAAgagcaggatttgaaccatgAGCAACAGAAGGGATTAAAGATTATAGTAGTTTTGTTAAGGTTTAAGAGACAGAAGACAgtgcagcagagggagagaaacagaaacaccaTGGAAAGGGAGTaagaagtttggggggggggggaaatggttttatGATGTGTTGAAATGCATGTGTGAAATTTTGGAaaacttcagaaaaaaagaacatatgGAGAGCTACAGGTTATCTACCTATGGCACAGAGCTATAAGGGAAGTCAGATAGGCTATTGGATGCACAGGGGTCGTCCCCCACTTCATACAGTGAGGGGGCTTTGTAGATAATGTGATGCATAAACAGTGGTGCAAGTGTATCTGGCAGCATTAGGAAGTGCTGCATCAAGTGCCCAAATTCACCTGACTGCAAATATGCACTTAGTGTTCCTTTATATACAGCACTGATCATACACATGCACCCAACGTTAGTGTACGAATCGGACACCTCTCAACGTTTTAGGCCAAACCTGCACCATTTATGATGCAGCAAGCCAAACACAGCCCATCAACTGCCTACGGCTGCTTCCCAAGTGTTCTGCAGCCTTCCATTTCTCCCATCTCAGGAAGGCAGGAAATACAGATTTCTGTCATGTGAAGGTTTGCCTTGGATGGCAGGTGGGCTGGATTCAGCCACGTCCTGAAGGCTTGTTTTAGCTCAAGGTCATTTTCCATTCTCTAGGCAGATGCCCTAACTATGCTGCAAATGACAGCTGCTGGGACCATATCCCTGCATCCACCTGCTCCATCCTCAGATAACATTGCTACGCTATTATAGTTGCTGTAAAATATCAAAAAGCTTTTTGTTTAATCATTCCCCATTCCTGGCAATTAAAAATATTGAaaagctttacagtggtacctcggtttaaatacacaattggttccggaagtctgtacttaacctgaagtgtacttaacctgaagtgaactttcccattgaaagtaatggaaagtgtattaatccgttccagacgggtccgcggagtacttaaactgaaaatactcaaaccgaagcgtacttaaaccgaggtatgactgtatttaaattcaatgtttgcacacacacacaggctaaaataacttttaaacaaaaaacttgaattcaaaataaaaaactaaaatgTTCAAAGCTTACACCCAAGTTGTACCAAACACAATGGGCCAAATTCAACACTGCACTATTTAAAATGTTGTCTGTGCAAGCATATCCCCTTGCCAGTTGGAAcgacccccctcccccactgttctgggggttctcctgaccaccTCCAGAGCTGATTTTTGGAGGCACAGGAAGGGAGCCTCATTGCAGAGAATTTCTGTTGAAGTGTTTCACTGAGTTAATCATACCCACAGAGCTACGTAAGAAAGAAAACCTAACACAGCTGCCACCTGATACTTCAGGTGCACTTCTATGtagaaaacaaatataaaaataaaatattacatttATGATTGTGGGCTTCCTACTGGATCCAGGGTTATCCAAGACACGAGGAGCCAAGAGATGCCATTTTCCAACTGCATGCTATCCAACTATCTGAGCTATGCAATGTGTTGAGTTTCAAGTTATGAACATATACAACTCTACCACTGAAAGAGCATTGGGAGCTATTGCCCAAGTCCTGAATGAACCTCATTTTGCCCACTATGAGCCCTTGCTTATGAAATTTTAGAAGGCCCTTGCATCCCGATCCTATCCATGCCCTTTTGTTCAATTCTAAAATTTTACTTTCAGATCAGCGTGCATCAGCCTTTAAGCAAAACATCTTCCTTAGTATCCATGCATGTGtatagagagaagaagaaaaagagagcaagTCTGGTCTTGCAGCATATAATATTGGCTTGCATGACCAAAGGATTTGAACTAGGCTTTTAGGTTGCATAAAGGCTCTCTTTCACTGCAAATCaattgattttatttcttttggcaACCGGATAATGTTCATGCTTGTTCTGGAAGTGTATGCATTTCAAAATGGAAacttgattaaaaaacaaacaactagaAAATGTTGTTACCATCAACCATGACTTAAAAATTGCCAGGCATGAAGTTAATCCCCCTGGACTAGTCTACACGCTTTGCCATGCTACTTCTGAGCAGCCACAGGGGGACAGTATACTACTAGAATTGCTATTCCCACTCCCAAATGCTGAGCATTTTCTTAGAGAAATCCAAacaattccttccttcccacccacccactccaaccATCTGGAAAGGATGAATGTGTTGTGTGCTCTCCAGAAAAACAAAGAACATGAAAGCAAAGGACAAGCTGGTTCTATCTGTGAGTTTATTGGCTCCCACCagctttcccacaatgccctgccTTTGCATCTTTCCTCCCACAACACTGGAGGTGATATAGCAAAGGCACAGACTGCTGGATGATGATGTGGCCCCTGCAGAGGGAGGGACTTTAATAATTGCTGCACAGCATACAGCTGAAGCCCAAGgctgtaaaaaacaaacattttctttATACATCTGGTAGAAGACAGTGCCTGAACAAAGCATGCATCAGACAGAAGACATCCATGTGGTCATTGaggtatagggttgccagactcaatagaggacaggacttctgtgcctttaattgccctgctctcttttgagtctggaaaccttaaagagaaaccaaaccagcagaccctttgtttaatttccaagcaaagggtctgctggtttctctttaaggtttccagactcaaaagagagcagggcaattaaaggcacagaagtcctgtcctctattgagtctggcaaccctactgaggTAGGGGTGCAGCTTGGGGCGAGCCAGCTTGGCCAACATGCAGTCTAAGAGAAGCTGGCCGTCTACTGGAAGTGGAGATCTCCCTTCCCTAGCATTATAGGGCAGCCGGTGGACGATCGGTTGGTCAAGGCTGATCTTTGGCAGACATTCGGAGAAGGGTGCTGGCAGAAAGAGCCTTAGTCAGGAAACACAGAGAAGGGGAGAATCCTGACATGCCTTTTCAGCAGGGAAAGGGATTACCTGGAACAGGCCCCAGAGATCTCCTCCTTTGCTCGCTGTGACTATCACAAATCCTGCCTCTTCCTGGAGGACTTGGGCGTTGCATTGTGCTTCCCATGATTTGAATGTCCCTGCTGTTGCTTCTGACGCAGCAGCAGCGCCAGTATTTGACAGAGAAACTGTGCAAGAGCAGCTTTAGAAAGACATCTCCCCACCCACAGCTTCCCCTAAACAGATAAGTAGCAAGAGGAAGCCCAGCAGCACCAAGAATAAGGTGGGAAGAAAGCTCTCTACAAAGCATTTAGCACCACCTACTGACCAACTTTGGGACTGCCGCAGGCTAAGAGAGTGGGGGGGCCTCTCTTTCAAACTCCCCACAGCTGTAGGACCTTCCCCTACACAGCTGACCGTTTGAGGTTTAACCCGACTGATGCCAATGCTGCCAGCCACTCCactccccctttcccctgctgTGGCCTATGCCAGCCATGGCTCTGGTGGAAAGACTGGGAACCCTACCCCAGGACTACCACTTGCTCCATCCAGTGGGCCTATGCCAGCTACCCCAGAAGGTGTCTGATGGTCTCAGTGCAAGGTGACAACAGCTGTGTAGcaatgagagagagacagagagaggggacGGCGGCGGCGACCATGAGGACTATGAGGACCAGGCAGGGAATTCAGCCTTTGGTTCATTGTTAGTAGTCCTGagggagcagcagaaggaggtaacccaggtggggagagaagaaccATGGTGACCAGGCACGATCCACGTGCTGATAGCATCTCATTGTGCTCAGGACAGACAGCAGTTGGAGGGCTTTGTGCTTCGAGCCTAGGAGGACACAAATATGCTGAGGGTAAGAACAGCCGGGGAGGGCAACAcatccttccctccctgcccaaCAAGACCAAAATGGCCATTTTCTACCAGAAGAATCTTACACCACCCCACATGCACAAAGCACACTGTTTTACATTCTATGATTATATATAAAATGATGGTGCTGGGCattattctctgttttgttttaagctgTGAACTCATGTTgtctaaaacaatacaaataagccaCACTTCTATAGATATTGAGGATATTATTtctaatacagtatatatatattttaaatggttATACTTAATTGTTCACTTGATACGTTGTGAACCGCTTTGGGCACcgttttgtgggaaagtggcattcaagttacaaatgcttcaggttacagactctgctaacccagaaatagtaccttgggttaagaactttgcttcaggatgagaacagaaatcgtgctccagcggcatggcggtggcagcaggaaaccccattagctaaagtggtgcttcaggttaagaacaatttcaggttaagaacggacctccggaacgaattaagttcttaaccagaggtaccactgtagttagttaaCCTACTCCTCCCTGCAACTAAAAGCATTTACCAAACCTAGGAGCATCCGGCCTCCAGAATTCTATATACAATAAAAGCTGATAGGAAAAGACCCTAAAGGCAGCTGATCTGATTTGGGCTCTAGTTGGTTGGTTTGGCTTTGGACTTCCTTGATGAGATTGTCCTCTTTTACACACAAGGAAGCCTCGGTAGATTGGCAGTGTCTATGTGCAGGAGGAGGATCAGAAGAGACTTTGTGGGAATCGCCTCATCTTGCtcacctgttgctgctgctgccgccgccggtaTTCCTCCTCGCTGGCTGACAGGGCCCGAGCCAGTGCAAGGTCTTCCTCTTCCTGGGTGCTGTTTGAGACACAGGATTGGATGAGTCAGACATGCCGCACAATTAAGAATCTGTACCCCCAGCAACTTCCTGGCACATTCCTCCCGAGATAGGGGAGTGATTTATTTCAACAAGAACTTGCATTCCATTTAAATAGTAAAACCTCCAAGCAGAGGTCAGTATGTTGGTGTGCACATGGTGATCTCACCACATCTAGATCCCCATTTGAGGCTTTGAGGGCCTAAGCAGCACAGAcgtctatgctctgcctccacaattgcaggcagtaatgcttctcaataccacttactggaaaccacaggaggagagaatgctcTCAAGCCcgggtcctgcttgccagtttcccactggcatctgctggactagatgggccattggcctgatccagcaggctctccttacacTCAGAGGACTGGAATTGATGTCAACTCTGGGCACATGAATGTTAACacagcctttcccccctccattctCTGCCAGAGAGACTCCCATATATGCAGATTCCAAGCAGGCAGCCTGGCACAGTGGCGCCAGTAAGATCTTGAAGCCAGCTGATCTCTGCAGGGCTGGCGCAACCGTGCTGTACCTGAGGGGTTGTGGTTGGGTGGGCACTGCCTCTGCTAGGGACATCTCCAAGGCTCGCTGCAGCGCTTCCTCCTCACTCTGAAACACAAAAGCAGATTCAGCCTGCCATGGAGGAGGCTAACAGCCTCAGCAACTTGCAGCTTATAGGTACAGGGCAAAGCATATGCCAagaccaaactaagcctcttgGTGTATATTGTGCCCTAGGAGGCAGTTTGGTGAGAATCGAGTATACACTTCGAGAGTTaacactaaaataataataataataataataataataataataataataatttattatttataccccacccatctggctgggtttccccagccactctgggcggcttccaacaaaatattaaaatacaatcctgtAGCGATcccaaaagaatggagtaaatactgaaatagcagaaaaattaagaatcttccataaaaatgcatgctaaactcacacaaaaagccacccccaccccaataaactaAGTTGGTCAACCTATGCTGCCCAAACAGAAATCGTTAAATGTAaaaacattacttctggtaaatgagccaccacagCCGCtggagggccatgaaaatttgtgctccaaactttttagactcatctacccatgtagaTCGGGTGGTGAtgtggtctacaccactgagcctagggcttgctgatcggaaggtcggcagtttgaatccccgtgacggggtgagcgcccattgcttggttccagctcctgccaacctagcagttcgaaagcacgtcaaagtgcaagtagataaataggtaccactatagcgggaaggtaaacggcgtttccgtgcgctgctctggttcgccagaagcagctttgtcatgctggccacatgacctggaagctgtacgccggctcccttggccaataatgcgagatgagcgccgcaaccccagagttggtcacgactggacctaatgttcaggggtcccctttacctttacccatgtgcTATCAAAACAAAGGGATACATTGGTTGGAAGGTGTGGATTTTCTTTCAGCTCTTCTACCCCACTAAGTGGAGGTTTTCACTAGAGGGAGTTTGGATGGGGAAAAGGAATTTTCACCAGCTTCCCCTTTCCCCTGCAGTCCCCAATACTGTCTTcccaaccccctggagcagaCTTTCTCGAGGCCTAGGGGAAAGGAAGAACTGCAGAAAATCACCTCCCCCACTTCTGACCTTGGATTCATCCAGTTAGCAGAGTCCCACAGTGGAAAAACCTGGACCCAGCCCACCCTGTCCCACCACAGCGACCATTCACAGATGCATATTAAACGAAGGACATGAAGCGATATGTCCACTTGTACGCTGAGACGAGACTTACAAGTGAAGGAACCCACAAGATAATACATTattctctctctgtttcctggCTCCTTAGTTTCATTTGTAACTCGGCTTAAGATTTTCGTTCTCACTTTTGAAGCTCTTACTTATTTGCCTCTCCTCCTGATCTGTCCTTGGTTCCCCACTGGATTCCATTCTGAACACTTATACACGACTCTTCTCCTTGTTAGACCCAGGATTTCTTGTCCCAACTACCACCATCCTTTTTCTCTGGCTTCTTTTTAACACTAGAATGTTTTTTTCTGCAAATATTCATAGTTTGTTGTTTCTTTACAAATAATAACTTCTTAAAATGCATTTCCCCTGTTTCTGCCTGACagttccaccccaccctgcattTGGGTCCTTTTAAACCTATTTGATTTCTAATATTTCTAGATTTATATTCAGGGGGAAAACCCATTTGTGTAACTGACAATGCTGTATTTATATCAGAAGTAAGCACTATCAATTTAAATGAGGATTATTCTCAGAaggtctaggattgcagccttaaaactGTTTTCAGATTACTTTCTTAAATCACGAAATACACAACTTTGTATTTCCGTCttagtttcatttttttcctgctaAGACTGCAAGCAGTTTTGCAAGCCATTTGTTTTCTCTCATGTACTGCACCCAGTATATTCTGGAATGTGATCCTAACAACATATATCCACTTTGCAGCCATTTACCTGGAGAGTGGCATATGTGCAATGGGAAAGGCAACAGCCTGTGTTTAATGGTGTAAATGCCCAGTTTGTTGGCCAGGACTTACCAATCCATTCTGCAGGGCAACCACCGGAGGAGATATGCTTTGTGGCGGaggaggtgctcttgccatctcACTGGCTCtgtgtgcaaaaaaagaagagatgTCAACTACTTGTGAGGCAtgaggatggagagagaaaatcccCAGGGATGATCCACCAAGGTATAATTTAAAGCAGGAAGAGAAGGCTAAACTGGGATCTGGGTTTGGAACATGCACAGCGATGGTGGGGCTCATTGGGTTCAAGGACATTGCTGGACAGTCTTTCGACCAGGGCTGGCTAACTTCTTTTTGTCCAAGGACCAAGGACCCTTGGTCAACCCttgggggctgtgggtgccatgggtGTGGTCACCCCACACTTTCACACACCTATACAGGCACACACCCAGCCCCACCAGCCTATTCATGAAGATGGCAGGTGGCTTAACTGCTGGGTGGGTGATTTGCATCCTCATTAGGCAGAGGGGTTTAAATCTCTTCGCCCACCTGAGCACTACGTCTATtttacccccctccccttttcactGTCAAAATTGGTGCTCTGGGCTGTCACATGCAGACAAAAATTGCTTGGAGGGCCATGAGACGACTATGGGTTGGGTTGAACCACTTCCTTTTGAGACAAACGTTAAGTGGTAGGGAAGTGTCAGGGATCAAAACTATTACAGGCAATAGTTGTGTCCAACATGTGCGTGACTGCAACAGCGTattgcgccgaacccagaagtgacccccaaacaccacaaaaatgtcacaaaaggggGCAGGGGCGGAACAAGgtgtttgcaggtttttaaaatggtgtttcaAATTTGCGCGATTTCACTGAAACATACAgtgccttggaatgtaacccctgcgtccattgggagttgcctgtgcaATGCTTCCTGAAGCTGTACGGTAGGCTTAGCTGCTATAAGAATAAAGGGTAGGGGACAACGCAGACTCGGGCGGTTATTGTACCTGCTGGAGGTTGGCAGAGCCGCAGCAGCTCTCGTGGCTCCGTTGCTGGGTGTAGTGCTTGTAGGTGCTTTGGCAGGTTTTTGAGCTCTGGCGATCGCGGCACTCCTGAAATGGCAAAACCAACTCTTGGTAACAGGAGCACCTCTCTCACCATTGCAGCAAGCCATTCCCCCTGCCCCTGAGACTAGCAAGAATCCACCGCAGCACTATCCTTTCAGGGACAATGTGAACTGTTGACCatcaacatccggagggccacaggttcccaacttGTGTGCTGGAACAACCAAGGATGGGGAGGAAACCACTGTCTACTGAAGAATGCACACGCCAGCATTAATGCATGGCTGCAGGCGCGTCTGGCACATGCCAACCGTTTTTCCCAGGCCAGCCCTCTGTCCCGCCTTTACCCTGCCTTGGAGAGGGAATGCCCAGGGCCAGCGCAATCATGATCCAGTGGGTGTCGGTGCTTGAGGCAGAAGTTGCCGTGACACTGGTCACACAGAACCTTCATCATCTCTCGTTGCTTGCAGCCAGGCCTCTGACACTTGTTGGTAAAGATCTAGGCAGATGGACACAGTTGTGATTCaagacagttgggggggggagaaaggaaggcaCCCAGGACACAGCTGCTTTGTAAATGCATACAAGAGACCTTTGCTCGTTgcgaagtgacctctctggggcgcaagcctgggcagtgtgcatggaggccCTGGACTGCCCAAATGACAAGGAAATGCCAAACTGCAAGCCTCTAACCATTGAGAAATTACATCCGAATTATGGTAATTCCCAAGAATgggcctccagatgctgctggactacaactcccatcattcttgaccacgggccatgttggctggggttgataggagttgctgtccaacaatatttggagggccacacatttcCCCCGCCCCTGTTTTGAAGCTTGCTCTTCTAACTTGGCTGGCCCCAATTTGGCTCGTAGCCAGTCTGAACTCTGCAGCCAGACTAAACTCACTAGTGCGACTCAATTTGGATGCACAGCTCATCCGTTATCTCGGCCCTTCAGATACCCTCCAGATAAAGACCCACAGAAATCCCAAGCTGTGCATTGTTCACAGCTCTGCCATTGAAAGGACCCCTAACCATGTGGACTACACTGCataggaacatagcaagctgtGTCATATCAAGATGATTGGTCCATCCTAGCTGATTGACTGGCAAAGACTCTGCAGGGTTTgggacaggggtctctcccagcctgacctggaAATTACAAGTACTTTTTTTTGGGTAAGAAAACACACACTGTACCACTGAATAATGGCCCCACACCTGCTTGTGGAACCCAGAGTCCTCTGGGACACACAATCCAGTGCATatcagattttgtgtgtgtatatattttaatattattattttataaggaAATTATATTTGCATAGAAAAACACACAATTAAGGTTACATCCAACTGTTGTATGTTTACCTATCTGATTCTGATGGACTTAAAGCAACGtgtcccacaagaggcagcagaGAGGACAGATGCAGCCTCTTACCTTGCGCTTTCGCTGAGCTGGGTCCGATTTGCAGTCCTGGTCAATGTGGGCTCCCACCACAATGTCAGGCATCTCTCCCCGCTTGACAGGGATCGGGATGCTGCAGAGTGGGCACACGGGGACCTGCACATCCTGGGGACAGAACAGATAAGAGAGTAGGTTACACAATGGCCCCTGGCTCACTTAATATGAGAGCATACTAGATGCTGCAGGGTCTCCTCATCTCCTAAGGTGTGCTCCTGTTCATGGTTCCAGAGGGCCATGCCTTCCAAGGAGAGTATTATGTTCTCCATCCGCCCCCCACCAAATCTCCATGTTCATTTTCTGACATTCAAAATTCTGTATCAAaggcaactaccgtgtttccccctttttaagacgtagtcataaagtaagccagggcagcaattttaagcatttgagaaatgtaagacataccccgaaaataagacatgcctgccagctcggggcctggaaccggctgctgcagcacgGAGCACCCAGGCACCGGCgaagcaaggaagcagagcggggaggtgcagatcagctgtagcacgggaatcagctgttcctggctcagctgtAGCGCGCGCTTAGGATG
The nucleotide sequence above comes from Zootoca vivipara chromosome 1, rZooViv1.1, whole genome shotgun sequence. Encoded proteins:
- the ZFAND2B gene encoding AN1-type zinc finger protein 2B, translated to MEFPDLGAHCSEPSCKRLDFLPLKCDACEQLFCTDHVAYAHHNCTSAYKKDVQVPVCPLCSIPIPVKRGEMPDIVVGAHIDQDCKSDPAQRKRKIFTNKCQRPGCKQREMMKVLCDQCHGNFCLKHRHPLDHDCAGPGHSLSKAGSAAIARAQKPAKAPTSTTPSNGATRAAAALPTSSRASEMARAPPPPQSISPPVVALQNGLSEEEALQRALEMSLAEAVPTQPQPLSTQEEEDLALARALSASEEEYRRRQQQQQARSTKPSNCCLS